CATCCTGGCAATGCGCCATTACAAACGCCGGGAAACGGTGGATGGCGTGGTTGATATCAGCGCGCTGAATGAGGTGGGGCTGAGCGAACATCAGGCTAAAGAGATGTATCGCTATCTGGCTATTGCTAACTATGAAGACCGGTTTGTTATTCCAACCAGCCACCGGGAGCTGGCTCGCGACGCCTTCCCGGAGCGTAACGGCTGCGGCTTTACCTTTGGCGATGGCTGCAAGGGAAGCAATACCAAATTCAATCTATTCAATTCAAAACGTATCGATGCTATCGATGTGGGAGCCAAAACCGGAGGGCAGGACAGGTGATTAGCTTAAAAATAATCTCCTGCCTGCTGGAGTATCCCGATGAGGGATTGTGGCAGGCGCGCGAGGAACTGTGCGCAGCGCTGGAAGATGCGCCAGAACTGGGGCCCGCGCAGCGTCAGGTGCTGCAACGGCTAATCGAAGGCTATATTCAGGGGCCGCTGCTGGCGGCTCAGGCGGAATATACTCAGCTTTTCGACCGGGGAAGGGCGCTTTCGTTACTGCTGTTTGAACATGTGCACGGCGAATCGCGCGATCGCGGCCAGGCGATGGTCGACCTGCTGGAACATTACAAGGAAGCCGGGCTGGCGCTTAATAGTTATGAGCTGCCTGACCATCTTCCGCTATTCCTGGAGTTTCTGTCGCGGCTGGATGGGGCGCAGGCCAGAGAGTGGCTGGAGAGTATCGCCCCCATTCTG
This genomic interval from Salmonella enterica subsp. enterica serovar Choleraesuis contains the following:
- a CDS encoding nitrate reductase molybdenum cofactor assembly chaperone; the encoded protein is MISLKIISCLLEYPDEGLWQAREELCAALEDAPELGPAQRQVLQRLIEGYIQGPLLAAQAEYTQLFDRGRALSLLLFEHVHGESRDRGQAMVDLLEHYKEAGLALNSYELPDHLPLFLEFLSRLDGAQAREWLESIAPILALLGARLHQRESQFGVLFDLLLKLSGSDARSGNLSATVAEEARDDTPAALDAVWEEEQVRFMTPQDGAGCGGDNISAHQQRFSGAVAPQYLNVGEAQTRRPEGK